In the Drosophila takahashii strain IR98-3 E-12201 chromosome 3R, DtakHiC1v2, whole genome shotgun sequence genome, one interval contains:
- the Ttc26 gene encoding intraflagellar transport protein 56 isoform X1: MILSRGKTDSASSRNASGGAGSGLGVGRQARKTPAPASLEDFIIKRDYTGARAFLEYTNDDEDEEEGAQGPKQSQVDQWIAFCNFHLGDYQQALAQYRTIQQGSTNSEGKVDLNVAVCMFYLGLYEEAQQLMANAAESPLKQRLLFHLAHKLGIEEEWSQLQEELLDSPSLEQQLSLASMHYMRAHYQEAIDVYKRVLVDNKDYQAINVYLALCFYKLDYYDMSQEVLDVYLSQHGDSTIAINLKACNRFRLFNGRVAEQEIKNIADNGTFGADLLRHNLVVFRNGEGALRVLPGLLNIIPEARLNLAIYYLKQGDVQEAHALMKELQPTSPHEYILKGVVHAALGQQLGSKEHIKTAQQNLHLVGSSATECDTIPGRQSMASAFFLYEQFEEVLVYMNSIRSYFVNDDVFNYNFAQAKCATGYYKEAEELLMQISDMDIKNQHTYCMILAKCHIHCGHPELAWNVFITRDTNAEAFILLQLIANECYRCAEFWVAAKAFDMLEKLDPSPENWEGKRGACAGVLFAMATKAQRGRPGGGISEVIGILRDSSNSQAEAMIKTIRKHINNFK, translated from the exons ATG ATACTTTCACGCGGAAAAACCGACTCGGCGAGCTCGAGGAACGCCAGCGGAGGAGCTGGCAGCGGATTGGGGGTCGGCAGGCAGGCGAGGAAGACCCCGGCACCGGCCTCCCTCGAGGATTTCATCATCAAGCGGGACTACACGGGTGCCAGGGCATTTCTGGAG tACACCAACgatgacgaggacgaggaAGAAGGAGCCCAGGGACCCAAGCAGAGTCAGGTGGACCAATGGATTGCCTTCTGTAATTTCCATTTGGGCGACTATCAACAGGCTCTGGCCCAATACAGGACCATCCAGCAGGGATCGACGAATTCCGAAGGCAAAGTGGATCTCAATGTGGCCGTCTGCATGTTCTACTTGGGTTTGTACGAGGAGGCCCAACAACTGATGGCCAATGCGGCTGAGAGTCCGCTGAAGCAGCGACTCCTCTTCCACTTGGCCCACAAGTTGGGCATCGAGGAGGAGTGGAGTCAGCTgcaggaggagctgctggATTCGCCGAGCCTGGAGCAACAGCTCAGTCTGGCTTCGATGCACTACATGCGGGCTCATTACCAGGAGGCCATCGATGTGTACAAGCGGGTGCTGGTGGACAACAAGGATTACCAGGCCATAAATGTCTATTTGGCGCTGTGTTTCTACAAACTGGACTATTATGACATGTCCCAGGAGGTGTTGGATGTATATCTTAGTCAGCATGGTGATAGCACCATTGCCATAAACCTCAAGGCCTGCAATCGCTTTCGTTTGTTCAACGGGCGCGTGGCCGAGCAGGAAATCAAGAATATAGCCGATAATGGCACATTTGGTGCGGATCTTCTGCGTCACAACTTGGTTGTTTTCAGGAATGGTGAAGGAGCCCTCCGTGTCCTGCCGGGACTACTCAATATCATACCCGAGGCCCGCCTGAATCTGGCCATATATTATCTAAAGCAGGGGGATGTCCAGGAGGCCCATGCTCTGATGAAGGAACTGCAGCCCACATCGCCGCATGAGTACATTCTCAAGGGAGTGGTTCATGCTGCCCTGGGTCAGCAATTGGGATCG AAAGAGCACATCAAAACAGCGCAGCAGAATCTCCATTTGGTGGGTAGTTCGGCCACCGAATGCGATACCATCCCAGGTCGTCAGAGCATGGCCTCTGCCTTCTTCCTCTACGAACAATTCGAGGAGGTGCTGGTGTACATGAACTCCATCCGCAGTTACTTCGTCAACGACGATGTGTTCAACTATAATTTTGCCCAGGCCAAATGCGCCACGGGATATTACAAGGAGGCCGAGGAGTTGCTTATGCAGATCAGCGATATGGATATAAAGAATCAGCACACCTACTGCATGATCCTGGCCAAGTGTCACATCCACTGCGGTCATCCAGAATTGGCCTGGAATGTTTTTATTACCAGGGACACGAATGCAGAGGCCTTTATCCTTCTGCAATTGATTGCCAACGAGTGCTACAGGTGTGCTGAGTTCTGGGTGGCAGCCAAGGCGTTTGATATGCTAGAAAA aCTCGATCCCAGTCCGGAGAATTGGGAGGGCAAGCGGGGCGCCTGTGCCGGAGTTTTATTCGCTATGGCCACCAAGGCTCAAAGAGGTCGTCCTGGCGGAGGAATCTCCGAGGTTATCGGTATTTTGCGAGACTCATCAAACTCACAGGCAGAGGCCATGATCAAAACGATTCGAAagcatataaataattttaaataa
- the LOC123003350 gene encoding uncharacterized protein yields the protein MKFLALFVFLFIALVAVHRVDSQSPSFLKCLEEITEPELCENFKDEFPDDSPSIPLNDYTFEEHSG from the coding sequence ATGAAGTTCTTGGCTCTGTTTGTGTTCCTATTTATCGCGTTGGTCGCCGTTCATCGGGTGGATTCTCAATCGCCATCGTTCCTCAAATGTCTCGAAGAAATTACTGAACCGGAGCTGtgcgaaaattttaaagatgaATTCCCTGACGATTCCCCATCAATTCCTCTCAACGACTATACGTTCGAGGAACATTCCGGATAA
- the Ttc26 gene encoding intraflagellar transport protein 56 isoform X2: MFYLGLYEEAQQLMANAAESPLKQRLLFHLAHKLGIEEEWSQLQEELLDSPSLEQQLSLASMHYMRAHYQEAIDVYKRVLVDNKDYQAINVYLALCFYKLDYYDMSQEVLDVYLSQHGDSTIAINLKACNRFRLFNGRVAEQEIKNIADNGTFGADLLRHNLVVFRNGEGALRVLPGLLNIIPEARLNLAIYYLKQGDVQEAHALMKELQPTSPHEYILKGVVHAALGQQLGSKEHIKTAQQNLHLVGSSATECDTIPGRQSMASAFFLYEQFEEVLVYMNSIRSYFVNDDVFNYNFAQAKCATGYYKEAEELLMQISDMDIKNQHTYCMILAKCHIHCGHPELAWNVFITRDTNAEAFILLQLIANECYRCAEFWVAAKAFDMLEKLDPSPENWEGKRGACAGVLFAMATKAQRGRPGGGISEVIGILRDSSNSQAEAMIKTIRKHINNFK, from the exons ATGTTCTACTTGGGTTTGTACGAGGAGGCCCAACAACTGATGGCCAATGCGGCTGAGAGTCCGCTGAAGCAGCGACTCCTCTTCCACTTGGCCCACAAGTTGGGCATCGAGGAGGAGTGGAGTCAGCTgcaggaggagctgctggATTCGCCGAGCCTGGAGCAACAGCTCAGTCTGGCTTCGATGCACTACATGCGGGCTCATTACCAGGAGGCCATCGATGTGTACAAGCGGGTGCTGGTGGACAACAAGGATTACCAGGCCATAAATGTCTATTTGGCGCTGTGTTTCTACAAACTGGACTATTATGACATGTCCCAGGAGGTGTTGGATGTATATCTTAGTCAGCATGGTGATAGCACCATTGCCATAAACCTCAAGGCCTGCAATCGCTTTCGTTTGTTCAACGGGCGCGTGGCCGAGCAGGAAATCAAGAATATAGCCGATAATGGCACATTTGGTGCGGATCTTCTGCGTCACAACTTGGTTGTTTTCAGGAATGGTGAAGGAGCCCTCCGTGTCCTGCCGGGACTACTCAATATCATACCCGAGGCCCGCCTGAATCTGGCCATATATTATCTAAAGCAGGGGGATGTCCAGGAGGCCCATGCTCTGATGAAGGAACTGCAGCCCACATCGCCGCATGAGTACATTCTCAAGGGAGTGGTTCATGCTGCCCTGGGTCAGCAATTGGGATCG AAAGAGCACATCAAAACAGCGCAGCAGAATCTCCATTTGGTGGGTAGTTCGGCCACCGAATGCGATACCATCCCAGGTCGTCAGAGCATGGCCTCTGCCTTCTTCCTCTACGAACAATTCGAGGAGGTGCTGGTGTACATGAACTCCATCCGCAGTTACTTCGTCAACGACGATGTGTTCAACTATAATTTTGCCCAGGCCAAATGCGCCACGGGATATTACAAGGAGGCCGAGGAGTTGCTTATGCAGATCAGCGATATGGATATAAAGAATCAGCACACCTACTGCATGATCCTGGCCAAGTGTCACATCCACTGCGGTCATCCAGAATTGGCCTGGAATGTTTTTATTACCAGGGACACGAATGCAGAGGCCTTTATCCTTCTGCAATTGATTGCCAACGAGTGCTACAGGTGTGCTGAGTTCTGGGTGGCAGCCAAGGCGTTTGATATGCTAGAAAA aCTCGATCCCAGTCCGGAGAATTGGGAGGGCAAGCGGGGCGCCTGTGCCGGAGTTTTATTCGCTATGGCCACCAAGGCTCAAAGAGGTCGTCCTGGCGGAGGAATCTCCGAGGTTATCGGTATTTTGCGAGACTCATCAAACTCACAGGCAGAGGCCATGATCAAAACGATTCGAAagcatataaataattttaaataa
- the LOC108056160 gene encoding uncharacterized protein, translated as MSSDEIKLEAAYEQLIEEDIKSQLEKNGTMAVLRSEMHVKVLQMMQGQLGVTKAQSLTGRVTKPSEDQSLIKLINQLVMEFLHWFGYKHTLETFRMETGEIVANRNEMEQSLLITPESKDLPLLAQLIIRDSKFNVDKVDAKKVIQLPDPVSSMPQRCRKLKKELEALRKQKELKQEVKLVQYNGKLINNDSFRKPTEAKKASPSPRLFKKENSCAVSSDSDILETDYSEEESEDSDAYNDIPDRQFFIDDLPPEGKYAAGHGEEDEEYDRDFGTDNIPSSSKKPLASKWSRKPPIESSESGDNVKCPKKANWNSPRRVQARSKSGLKSDDDELVPAVTKPKCPDTHIGKIDLDSDGSFDED; from the coding sequence ATGAGTTCGGATGAGATTAAGTTGGAGGCTGCCTACGAGCAGTTGATAGAGGAGGACATCAAAAGCCAGTTGGAGAAAAATGGAACCATGGCGGTTCTCCGCAGCGAAATGCACGTAAAGGTCCTCCAGATGATGCAAGGCCAACTGGGTGTGACCAAGGCCCAATCACTAACGGGTAGAGTGACCAAACCTTCCGAGGATCAGAGCCTCATCAAGCTAATCAATCAACTCGTTATGGAGTTCCTTCATTGGTTCGGCTACAAACACACCCTGGAAACGTTTCGCATGGAAACGGGTGAGATTGTGGCCAATCGCAATGAAATGGAGCAAAGTCTTCTCATCACACCCGAATCCAAGGATCTTCCGCTTCTGGCTCAACTAATAATTCGCGATTCGAAGTTCAATGTGGATAAAGTGGATGCTAAGAAAGTAATTCAGCTGCCTGATCCTGTGAGCTCCATGCCCCAAAGATGCCGCAAGTTGAAGAAGGAGCTAGAAGCCTTGCGAAAGCAAAAAGAACTCAAACAAGAAGTTAAACTAGTTCAATACAATGGAAAACTTATTAATAACGATTCGTTTCGAAAACCTACTGAAGCCAAAAAAGCAAGTCCGTCACCTCGTTTgttcaaaaaagaaaattcttgCGCGGTTAGTTCTGATTCTGATATTCTGGAAACGGATTACAGCGAAGAAGAGTCGGAGGATAGTGACGCCTATAATGACATACCCGATAGACAGTTCTTTATAGACGACTTGCCGCCAGAGGGTAAATATGCTGCTGGCCATGGTGAAGAAGATGAGGAATATGATCGTGATTTCGGTACCGACAATATCCCGAGCTCATCCAAGAAACCCTTAGCATCGAAGTGGTCAAGAAAACCACCGATCGAAAGCTCGGAATCTGGTGATAATGTCAAGTGCCCAAAGAAGGCCAATTGGAACTCACCGAGAAGAGTCCAAGCTCGAAGCAAAAGTGGCCTGAAATCCGATGATGATGAATTAGTTCCGGCTGTCACCAAACCGAAATGCCCAGATACCCACATAGGAAAAATCGATTTGGACAGCGATGGTAGTTTTGATGAAGATTGA
- the LOC108056184 gene encoding protein FAM114A2, which produces MASKPKKEDDAGNDWAQSDEEDNWDDWGDDEDKFVHVEKDQQQQEEKVSPRNDAKQEKLESPGVPPTATASSSSWGLWGGKLSSVLSTATEGLGTLSTQVNQGLNQIIGVPDPEELARINVAEKQEKVEKTAKEPFPQEKDKTPEELPQDESESSPAFGLGFVTNLGSKVLNTGLDTLEGIGKKTMTILQDNDPKLMNKRKLLGLDANSPNLSAVLLEAKKDADQMEQSLQQLQLERQKAQLRFEVLFEHYCGLVHFEALEILSRESRLKLDTLLDAVSGNALAELQETINEVKELLELEELDVESEGEYDGQELGERLAATIKDAELGIQFEDIAKHWTQSLEWLDSEEATSGDLEQAYAKSIHALSEACALEVCKLHKIAELLLVKPHHSTANEVDGVVNLCQQFNGHLQGLSHRFAAVLSGKQEPEEAKARVSTFFSEMLSAVQFIEKAYKLFTPILQMGAV; this is translated from the exons atggctAGTAAACCGAAAAAGGAGGACGACGCCGGCAACGACTGGGCGCAGAGCGATGAGGAGGACAACTGGGACGACTGGGGCGACGACGAGGACAAGTTCGTTCACGTGGAGAaggatcagcagcagcaggaggagaaaGTCTCGCCCAGAAACGACGCAAAACAGGAAAAGCTGGAAAGTCCGGGAGTTCCTCCCACAGCCACCGCCTCCTCATCCTCTTGGGGCCTCTGGGGCGGTAAACTGAGCTCCGTGCTGAGCACCGCCACGGAGGGATTGGGTACTTTGAGCACCCAGGTGAACCAGGGCCTCAACCAGATCATAGGAGTCCCTGATCCCGAGGAACTGGCTCGCATCAATGTGGCTGAAAAGCAGGAAAAGGTGGAAAAAACGGCGAAGGAGCCTTTCCCACAGGAAAAGGATAAAACCCCAGAGGAGCTCCCCCAAGATGAAAGCGAATCCTCGCCCGCCTTTGGCCTGGGTTTCGTCACGAATCTGGGCTCCAAGGTGCTCAACACGGGACTGGATACTCTGGAGGGCATTGGCAAGAAAACGATGACCATTCTGCAGGACAACGACCCCAAGCTGATGAACAAGCGCAAGTTGCTCGGCCTGGATGCCAACTCACCCAATCTGAGTGCCGTTTTGCTGGAGGCCAAAAAGGATGCCGATCAAATGGAGCAATCcttgcagcagctgcagctggagCGGCAGAAGGCACAGCTGCGCTTTGAGGTCCTGTTCGAGCACTACTGCGGCCTGGTGCACTTCGAGGCCCTGGAGATCCTCTCCCGGGAGTCGCGCCTCAAGCTGGACACCCTGCTGGATGCGGTCAGCGGAAATGCGCTCGCCGAACTGCAGGAGACCATCAACGAGGTGAAGGAGCTGCTCGAACTGGAGGAGTTGGATGTGGAGAGCGAGGGCGAGTACGATGGCCAGGAGCTGGGCGAGCGACTGGCGGCCACCATCAAGGATGCCGAGCTGGGCATCCAATTCGAGGATATAGCTAA ACACTGGACGCAGTCCCTGGAATGGCTAGACTCCGAGGAGGCCACCAGTGGCGACCTGGAGCAAGCCTACGCCAAGAGCATCCATGCCCTGAGCGAAGCCTGCGCCTTGGAGGTGTGCAAGCTGCACAAGATCGCcgagctgctgctggtgaaACCGCATCACAGCACCGCCAACGAAGTGGACGGCGTGGTCAATCTCTGCCAGCAGTTCAACGGGCACCTCCAAGGACTGAGCCACCGGTTCGCCGCCGTCTTGAGTGGCAAGCAGGAACCGGAAGAGGCCAAGGCAAGGGTTAGCACATTCTTTTCCGAAATGCTTTCCGCCGTGCAGTTCATCGAGAAGGCCTACAAACTATTCACGCCCATTCTTCAAATGGGAGCTGTCTAG
- the Uros2 gene encoding uroporphyrinogen-III synthase has product MGDRNKRPVILLKVPSSDDFYASAFRKSNLDPIFIAPSHFVFKNLKQLQAKLMEPHKYAGIIFAAPRCVQAVSEALDKTPLPSCWRPLHNYSLGKNTHSSAWFAFQNLPTMGDHAVNANNLCDLIVETFGPKRDLPLLMPCGNGVGQTLRLRLVAQGFRVDACEVYESRSHPEFVNQMRHALKFKRMETIVFFGPSSVRSSLEFFENYNVSLKDRKLIAVGSGTRKAMEESGLQADAVVDAADVDHLIKIIKT; this is encoded by the coding sequence aTGGGAGATCGTAATAAGCGACCTGTTATCCTGCTGAAGGTTCCATCCTCCGATGATTTCTATGCTTCGGCATTCCGCAAATCGAATTTGGATCCCATATTCATAGCTCCATCGCATTTTGTGTTCAAGAATCTGAAGCAACTGCAGGCGAAGCTGATGGAACCCCACAAATATGCGGGTATTATATTTGCGGCACCTCGCTGCGTTCAAGCGGTTAGCGAGGCTCTGGACAAGACACCGCTGCCCAGTTGCTGGCGACCCTTGCACAACTATTCGCTGGGCAAGAACACCCACAGCTCGGCTTGGTTTGCATTCCAGAATCTTCCCACGATGGGCGATCATGCGGTGAATGCCAATAATCTGTGTGATTTGATCGTGGAGACCTTTGGACCCAAGCGCGATTTGCCTTTGCTAATGCCCTGCGGAAATGGCGTTGGTCAGACGCTGCGTCTCCGTCTGGTGGCCCAGGGATTCCGGGTGGATGCCTGCGAGGTGTACGAAAGTCGTTCGCATCCGGAGTTTGTCAATCAGATGCGACATGCCCTCAAGTTCAAGCGCATGGAGACGATTGTCTTCTTTGGACCCTCCAGTGTTCGTAGTTCTTTGGAGTTCTTCGAGAACTACAACGTGTCGCTCAAGGATCGCAAGTTAATAGCCGTGGGCAGCGGCACCAGGAAGGCCATGGAGGAGTCCGGCCTGCAGGCAGACGCCGTCGTGGATGCCGCCGACGTGGACCACCTGATAAAGATCATCAAAACTTAG
- the c(3)G gene encoding putative leucine-rich repeat-containing protein DDB_G0290503 yields MSKKMRSITMESLKKNSENEYLKKELAKTKRELTHLQKNLADQQDKNTETMNRYDQIYEKFAKCEKNYDEQLGIIKACVEKNNKELKLAQIQIVDKDRELKNMQQTNRELAAALSNYKPEIEKLKVTNTEIHERLTGITQAYEDLRVQFDDLTGEKDVCEANILELSTELNAKIIICAELEGRIEELPIEANKAMSKVQSELESYKMRCEEQQRFTDQAEKELELARNEINTLKTLMEEREQCHISLGNENQEIKARMEELVGINENYSKELAETKLKHSQEIKEQANKHGFALRELKDNLKKSSNDFAQLKNSSESLEKKSLQQISQLQGEIKEMQLQRKNQTDQTATLRKELQEKTRNFEARLKGQQEQLSNQVKILTTEFESEAQRSAAEIQTLKAAMEQNDKMYKAQQEKLQSLQTERDKLKDTVGKLEAKEQKIASEFSASKIKFSQELKTQKDDLMKKIFALELDIKNKETRMLELERDKNHEMAVLKFKMNRINSVIDQPINTLPEQPPLKDVSKTQIIPNKRTPEKTDGPSTSLKKRRPRITTIYDSDFASEDDKPISSSYLSGKRTKLSAVVKPQTEDEDLFDRLKKAN; encoded by the exons ATGAGCAAGAAAATGCGATCCATTACCATGGAGTCCTTGAAGAAAAATTCGGAAAATGAGTATCTAAAAAAAGA gctcgctaaaacaaagcgtGAATTGACCCATTTGCAGAAGAATCTTGCCGATCAGCAGGATAAAAACACCGAAACCATGAACCGATATGATCAGATTTACGAAAAGTTTGCCAAGTGCGAGAAGAATTACGATGAGCAGCTGGGGATCATAAAAGCTTGCGTGGAGAAAAACAACAAGGAGCTCAAACTggctcaaattcaaattgtgGATAAGGATCGCGAG CTgaaaaatatgcaacaaaCCAATCGCGAATTGGCTGCAGCCCTGAGCAACTATAAACcggaaatagaaaaattaaaagtgacTAATACTGAGATTCATGAGCGGCTCACTGGAATCACGCAGGCCTACGAAGACCTCAGGGTTCAATTTGATGATTTGACGGGAGAAAAAGACGTTTGTGAG GCCAACATCCTCGAACTTAGCACCGAGctaaatgcaaaaataataatctgtgCCGAACTGGAAGGACGCATTGAGGAGCTCCCCATAGAGGCCAATAAGGCCATGTCGAAGGTCCAAAGTGAGTTGGAGAGCTACAAAATGCGCTGCGAGGAGCAGCAACGATTCACCGATCAAGCCGAAAAAGAGCTTGAACTAGCTCGCAACGAGATAAACACTTTAAAGACTCTTATGGAGGAAAGGGAGCAATGCCACATCTCCCTTGGTAATgaaaatcaagaaattaaGGCCAGAATGGAAGAGCTCGTTGGTATCAACGAGAATTATTCCAAGGAATTGGCCGAAACTAAGTTGAAGCACTCTCAGGAGATAAAAGAACAAGCTAATAAGCACGGG TTTGCCCTTCGTGAGCTCAAAGATAATTTGAAGAAGTCGTCAAATGATTTTGCACAGCTGAAGAACAGCAGTGAGTCGCTAGAAAAGAAATCCCTTCAACAGATCTCCCAACTCCAAGGCGAAATAAAGGAAATGCAGTTGCAGCGCAAGAATCAGACGGATCAAACAGCCACTTTGCGCAAGGAACTGCAAGAGAAAACTCGCAATTTTGAGGCTAGGCTAAAGGGACAGCAGGAACAGCTCTCCAATCAAGTTAAGATCCTGACAACTGAATTTGAGAGCGAGGCTCAGCGCAGCGCAGCTGAAATTCAAACACTCAAAGCTGCCATGGAGCAAAATGATAAAATGTACAAGGCTCAGCAGGAGAAGTTGCAAAGTCTGCAGACTGAACGCGATAAGCTCAAGGATACTGTGGGAAAACTGGAGGCTAAAGAGCAAAAAATAGCCAGCGAATTTTCCGCATCAAAGATTAAATTCAGTCAGGAGCTAAAGACCCAAAAAGATGACTTAATG AAAAAGATTTTCGCATTGGAGcttgatattaaaaataaggaaaccAGAATGCTTGAATTGGAACGGGATAagaat CATGAAATGGCCGTTCTTAAGTTCAAAATGAATCGAATTAATAGCGTAATCGACCAGCCTATAAACACTCTGCCCGAACAACCTCCACTCAAGGATGTGTCCAAAACGCAGATCATCCCGAATAAGAGGACTCCGGAGAAAACCGACGGTCCGAGCACTTCTTTAAAGAAGCGTCGACCCCGAATCACAACCATATATGATTCGGACTTTGCAAGTGAGGATGACAAGCCA ATTTCAAGCTCATATTTGAGCGGCAAACGAACCAAATTGTCGGCTGTTGTTAAGCCACAAACAGAAGATGAGGATTTGTTCGACAGATTGAAGAAAGcgaattaa
- the Acyp2 gene encoding acylphosphatase-2 — MALFYNNSILVVRALFLLTILKYTGADSSKGLRITEPNDIMAGSGVAKQLFACNFEVFGKVQGVFFRKYTEKAANNLGVRGWCMNTRDGTVKGQLEAPLAELNEMKHWLQSKGSPSSQISKAEFSPAKEIEAYTFSSFEIRR; from the exons ATGGCactattttataataattctattttgGTTGTCAGAGCTTTGTTTTTACTGACTATACTTAAATATACAGGCGCTGATAGCTCGAAGGGGCTAAGGATAACCGAACCCAACGATATAATGGCAGGATCTGGAGTTGCCAAGCAGCTGTTCGCCTGCAATTTCGAAGTGTTCGGGAAAGTACAAG GTGTATTTTTCCGCAAG TATACGGAAAAGGCGGCCAATAATTTGGGTGTTCGGGGCTGGTGCATGAATACCCGAGATGGAACGGTCAAGGGGCAACTCGAGGCTCCCCTGGCGGAACTAAACGAAAT GAAACATTGGCTCCAGTCCAAAGGCAGTCCCAGTTCGCAGATCTCAAAGGCCGAATTCTCGCCGGCCAAGGAAATCGAGGCCTATACGTTTAGTTCCTTTGAAATAAGACGTTAA